ATGGTGAGTTCGTCTGTTACGTCCATGGGCTCTACATAGACAGGTAGGTATCAAAaccttgaaataaataattttgactgtctagagatataaaatttagaaagTCTATTTTAGATGAAAACCACACGCATATGTTATTATCAATTACGTACCTACCCTAAATTTAGATACATCATAAATGCGTTTTGTTATTCCATTAGTAGAGTgctattatttttctttaaaataatgaaacgtttattttgaaataaatcatttatacttaataatgactatgactatataattttaacaattttgaATCATTTTTTAATATCCTTATTATAAGtcttacaatataaaaataaataagtcccTACAGCTCTACATGTATAGTATGATCATATAGACTTAGATTTATTTGATGATGACGATCACTATTTTCGATCGTCatcatcaaataaatcaaacagTGACTTGACATTGTTCTCGTCGTACTCCTCAATGTCATCGTCGCCAGAATCTACGACAGCATCCACCCCCCCGCCAGGGTTAGGTATTGGGATCCCCCCATTTTCCTCCGGCTTTACCATCGCCAGCCCGTTTGCACCCATTCTGAAACGACATATTTTAATATCTAGTATCTAAATACgatgtataataatttatactGAGCAATAAAGTATTCCCCTATCCATTATACCTGTTTTTTAACACTTAACTTGAAGATTAGACCATGACTGTATAATATAGCtccagtttttaatgaaagataatttaaaaaaaaagagttaatatataatattaggtTTTCATTAAAGTGACAGATTTCAATAGCCTATTTTGTATGCAGGTAAagtaatcataaaaatacctattattatgactgttttttacaatttagattgaaataaaaatattacaggTACGAAAAAGTATTGTTTATTATCAAAAATGGTATCCGTGGCTTTAATTTGGTActacttaattttgtaattatcaATCGTCACCCCTAGCGACCTATAATCAGAATCGTAATATAGGATAATGTGTGAATTTGAATTAGACGTAATGAAAATAATGACCCATTCTTAGACATACACTACTACAATGCATATAAGTACACTAGTAGGTACAATCCAATGTAATAAATACAGTTCAAAtatcccgtggagcgccctaacaagacacgtgtgctagtaactagtattataggagttccatactacggtaattctggggcacTCCAGGGGATATGTGACTGACTTTGTCATTTTAAAGTCTATACTCACCGTAAACAATCGAATGCCATATTGAAGAGTTCAAACTGCCGCCATTGACCCGTCATTGCAAGGCAAAAGTGAAAGTTTCTTCCAGGGAAAAATACATTGTAAAATTTGGCGCAAACTTTCAAGTTCTTTAGTCTTGGTGGATTTATACATATCGGTTTCGGGTTTTTTCCTGCAATATATAAGGAGGTtgtattataactttactataatttattaacgCATATgtgtaagtacatacctactatatatttttgtgtCCTTAAGTAAAGTGCAATACTTAGTGAAAAGATTTCCTATTGTTATATACATCAGATACAAAAATAGCCGATTTTGATcggttaatttaaaatttttattAATGTCCCGACCCTTTATAGACAGGAGtgaataattttgatatttcgGCCCATGACTGTTATTGCACACAAGTCTAATAGGTATAAAGTAATGACATATACATAATTCTGTAATATTCAAAATAGTTTACCTGACATAGAGTTTTCATAAAGTACCCTATCGTTCATAGACATGGCTACATCGAAAGCAAAATCCCCAGGATGATAAGTGACCTTCATACAAGCTTTCTGGTTAAACAAATCCAAGACTAATCCCGTACAACACTTGCACACGCCAAATGAACATGTGCATCTCCTCGAgggttcatcatcatcttcttctGGTGTCGATGTTGTATTCTGGACTTCTGGACTCTGCCTAGATCGTAACGATAATTCGTTCATGCGTTTAGATTTTAATCGTTCTAAGAATATCAAGGCACTATTGGGAACTTCCAGGTCTTCCAAATCTTGGAAATGTAGAGCAGTTTGTGTTAGGTTTGTCTTTTCTTCGACTGTAACTGAGAAAATTGAATGaagacaaaaaaattatagttacagTCAATATTACAACTGAATAATAAAAGCAAATTATAAGCAGTATTAGATATAGATATCgacagtaaattattaaaaacttaacgcttattttgtaaaataactaAGGCGCGAACTTTTGTTTTCGTTTCGTTCTCcgcgttttgtaaacaaaaCTTAATTCCGAACAcctgttttttttgtatatgtccacttaaagaaaatacattcgTTTAAATTACCGTTTCCGTACGCTGGTGATAGAAACAAAGCAACTGACACTAAAAACACAATGAGGTTCTCCATTGCAGAAAGCTTTCGACGCGAGGCGGCGCGGGCGGTTCGCGAACTAATAATCCACGCTTCAATTCGCCTGCATATTTGAAGTTGAACCGGTTAGTGGCGAGAAAAGACCTCCAATAACTTTAAAGTATACCTAACATGTATATTGTTCTAGATATTATGGTACTTAGTTGATTTACAGAAGCATTCATAATGATCTTTAAGTTATaatcgtttatttatttattgagataGGATAAATCAGAGTTTAGTAGGTTAGTAGGTACTAGCGGTCTCTGGATATGGCATTAAACTACTAATCAATTTCTAGtggaaatataaatgaaaaatgggcaatttttttactattttttgtaATACCTATACAAATTAATAGATTATATCCTACATTCACATACACATTTGTACGTCGgttattcatttaaaaataaataggcactaaagttaaaaataaataaataaattattatttctattGATCAAACAATTAGGGGAATTTTCTTCCATCGAAGAAATCTCCAACGGCATCTCCTATATCATCGAGCGGTCCTCCATCGTCATCATCGTTATCAGAACCACCTCCAAAGATTCCTCCACCCCCACCAAATAGACCCCCTTCATCCCCTCCGCCAAATATGCCTCCAGCAACATTGGAGAGGAAGCCATCGCGGTTATCGTCGTCATCATTGTTACCAAAAAGGCTTATGGGACCGGGCCCTGATGATATTGGTTTTGGGCTTAGTCCAGTTTGAAGGCCTTTTGTACCTAATCTGTAAAAAAAAGGTCATTAGATAACATAACGCCTCAAGAGACAAACAGCAAAATCGTGCTATTGCGTATAGGTGAACCGCCCACTTTCTAGCAAGTTTCAGTTAAACTAAGAAACCTAACCcatttaccttttttttaaatttcattttaggttacacctgtttttttttttataaatgtatgATTAAAATTTTTTTGACAAATTACCCGAAACATCTAAAGGAAGCGGAATATATTTGAAACCCAGCAATATCCGCAGTGATATCCAAACAAGCGAACGCGTTATTATTACGGATCCTAATATCTGAGAGTTCTGCGCAGATACGGACGAACGGTGCTCTACCAGGATTGAAGCAAATTGGGGGTGGGTTGTCAGCTGtaaaaaaaggtttttattataataataataaaaatgtaaactcACAAAAATGCTTATTACAGTAAAATTAAGaaaagtaggtacgtagatacctGAAACTCTTTGCCGAAGGACAGTCCGATTATTAACACTCATTCTGAGATCAAATACAAAATCTTCAGGTACAAAGCTTATATTCCCACATGTCTTCATCCTAAATCTTTC
This region of Cydia amplana chromosome 4, ilCydAmpl1.1, whole genome shotgun sequence genomic DNA includes:
- the LOC134647530 gene encoding uncharacterized protein LOC134647530, producing MERFRMKTCGNISFVPEDFVFDLRMSVNNRTVLRQRVSADNPPPICFNPGRAPFVRICAELSDIRIRNNNAFACLDITADIAGFQIYSASFRCFGLGTKGLQTGLSPKPISSGPGPISLFGNNDDDDNRDGFLSNVAGGIFGGGDEGGLFGGGGGIFGGGSDNDDDDGGPLDDIGDAVGDFFDGRITVEEKTNLTQTALHFQDLEDLEVPNSALIFLERLKSKRMNELSLRSRQSPEVQNTTSTPEEDDDEPSRRCTCSFGVCKCCTGLVLDLFNQKACMKVTYHPGDFAFDVAMSMNDRVLYENSMSGKNPKPICINPPRLKNLKVCAKFYNVFFPGRNFHFCLAMTGQWRQFELFNMAFDCLRMGANGLAMVKPEENGGIPIPNPGGGVDAVVDSGDDDIEEYDENNVKSLFDLFDDDDRK